DNA sequence from the Methylomonas albis genome:
GGTTCTGAGGAAAACAACATGGCGATCGATCTGGATGACGAAATATTGCAAGACTTTCTGGTCGAGGCTGGGGAGATTCTCGATTCTCTGGGTGAGCAACTCGTAGAACTGGAGCAATCGCCTGATGATCTCGATCTTCTCAACTCCATATTTCGCGGATTCCACACCATCAAGGGCGGCGCCGGCTTTTTGGCTGTCAGCGCCCTGGTCGATATTTGCCATAACGCTGAAGACGTTTTTAACGTGCTAAGGCAGGGTGATCGTCAAGTCACGCCGGATTTGATGGATGTGATTTTGCAAGTGGTCGACATCGTTAACGAGATGTTTGGGCAAGTTCGCTCGGGCACTATGCCAAAATCAGCGGATCAGGGCCTATTGAAACGCTTGAAAGCCTTCGCTGGGCCGGCGGACGTTATCGCCCCTACTGAGATTGTGCTTGACAAAGGTGTATCGACCGCAGTTATCGAATCCCATCAGCTATCCCCTCAAGAATCCGCGGCGCAAGACTACGATGCGATGCTCGATCCCGAGGAGTTATTGGCTAGCGAATCCGCCACCGCGGATGCCGACGAAATTACTGAACAGGAATTTGAAGATCTATTGGATGCCTTACATGGTAAAGGCGGCTCACCCACTGTGCACGTTGAGCCGCAAACGGCACCTGTAGCGGATGGGGAAATTAGTGAAGACGAGTTTGAAAATCTGTTGGATGAGTTGCATGGCAAAGGTAAATTTTCGGTAAAAGCCGAGCAACCTGTTCAAGTTGGCGATTCTGGCGATATTACCGACGAGGAGTTTGACAAGGTACTTGATGCGCTGCACGGTAAAGGTAAGTTCGATGCAGCCAAGTTGAGCAAGGCTGAAGAGCAAACGGCGGCTGGGAACGATACTCCAAGTGCCAAAGTCGCGGCAGTGTCTGTAGAGAAGCCGGTTGTGGCGGCTAAATCCACTCCGGTCACTGAGCCGCCCGTGGATGCGGAACCGGAAAAAAGCCTTGGCAAAATGGCGTCAACAGCAGAGTTAGCTGCCGACAAGGGTAAGGCCGCAACGCCGCAAGCGGATACCACGGTCAGGGTAGATACCCAGATTTTGGACGATATTATGAATATGGTTGGAGAGCTGGTTCTGGTACGCAATCGCTTCCAAACCCTTAAAGCCAACGCCGAAGCTGGCGAGCAGTTGTCCAAGGCTATATCCAATCTGGACGTGGTGACCGCCGATTTACAATTAGCGGTAATGAAAACCCGTATGCAGCCCATCAAAAAAGTATTCGGCCGTTTTCCGCGTGTGGTACGCGATTTGGCCCGAAGTCTAAAAAAAGAAATCAGGCTGGAATTGGTTGGTGAAGAAACCGATCTCGACAAAAATCTGGTCGAGGCGTTGGCGGATCCTTTGGTGCATTTGGTCAGAAACGCTGTAGATCACGGTATCGAATCGCCGGATGAGCGCGAAGCCAACGGTAAACCTCGGGAAGGCGTGGTGATATTGAAAGCCTCCCAGGAAGGCGATCATATCCAGTTGTCAATCAAAGACGACGGCAAGGGTATGAACCCGGACATTCTGCGCGCCAAAGTAGTTGAAAAAGGCTTAATGGATGAAGAAAGCGCCGCCCGTCTTGACGATAAGGAATGTTACAACCTGATTTTTCTGCCCGGTTTTTCCACCAAAACCGAAATTTCCGATGTGTCCGGTCGCGGTGTCGGTATGGACGTGGTAAAGACCCGTATCGCGCAAATGAACGGCGTGGTGGAAATTGATTCGGTGGAAGGCAAGGGCAGTACTATTCTCATCAAGGTGCCGTTGACACTAGCGATTATGCCGACCCTAATGGTGAAGCTGCGCGGACAGGCTTTCGCGTTACCCTTGGCCAGTGTCTTGGAAATTCTCGATTTGGATTTGAGCAAAACTAACAAAGTCGACGGTCAGCTGGTGGTGATGGTCAGAAACAAAGCTTTACCGCTATTCTATTTGAGCGAATGGCTGGTGAGAGGTTCCTATTACGCCGGCGAAACACAACCCACCAATCATGTTGTGGTGGTGAATGCGGGCGGTAGACACATTGGTTTTGTGGTCGATCAACTGATCGGACAAGAGGAAGTGGTGATTAAAGCCCTTGGCGCCAAGCTACATGGATTGGAAGGGCTGGCGGGCGCAACCATTACCGGCGATGGCAAGATAGCGTTGATACTTGATGTGCCTGGTCTGATGAAGAAGTATGCAATGTGACGCGTCGATATGACCATTCGGGTGCTTATCGTCGACGATTCAAGTTTTATCTGTAAAAGAATTCGGGAAATTTTAGAAGAGGATCAAGAGTTTAAAGTGATAGGCGTTGCCCATGACGGTCGCGAAGCGGTCGAGCTTGCGGCAAGTCTACAGCCGGATGTTATTACCATGGATGTGGAGATGCCAGTTATGGATGGCATTACGGCAGTCAAGAAAATCATGGGTACCCGGCCCTGCCCAATTCTGATGTTTTCTGCCATGACACAAGTCGGCGCGCAAGCAACCCTGGATGCGTTAAATGCCGGTGCTGTCGACTTTTTGCCCAAGCAGCTGGAAGACATTGATGCTAATCGCGAAACGGCCCGCTACCTGCTCAGATATCGGGTGAGGATGGTAGCTTCTCAGGCTGCCAGAATGTCCTCTCGTTCGGTAACGCGTGCAGTCGTCGACGAACGCGAGGGCTTAATTGCCGAAAAACCAATAGTTAAGCCGGCTCGCGCTACGGCCGCGTGGCCCAAGGCGTCATCGAGCAGTAAAATCGATCTTTTGGTGGTCGCTGCCTCGACCGGAGGTCCGGTCGCTATGCAATATGTACTCAGCAAAATTCCGGCCGAGTGTTCGATGCCGATATTGTTGGTGCAGCACATGCCGCCCAATTTCACTAAAAGCTTTGCCGAGCGCCTGAATTTACTCTGCAACATTAAGGTCAGAGAAGCACAGGATGGCGATGTATTGCAGCCGGGGACAGCGTTGTTGGGGCCGGGCGCGATGCAGATGCAAGTTAAGCAAGTAGCCGGCGAACGGCGGATTGCTTTAAGGCCCAAGCAAAGCGGGGAAATTTATAGTCCCAGCGTTGACATTACTTTTGACTCACTTTCCGAAGTGTTCGCCGGACATGTGTTGGCGGTGGTGTTGACCGGCATGGGGGCCGACGGCAAAGCCGGCGCAGTAAAGTTAAGACAGCGCGGTGCGCAAATTTGGGCGCAAGACGAGGCGACAAGTACTATCTATGGTATGCCTAGAGCTATTGTGGAAGCAGGCTTGGCGGATCGTATTTATTCTCTGGACGAGATTGCCAACCAATTTAAGAAATTACAGTAATGGATATTCTCAGTATTTTGGGTGTGTTGATAGGCTTTGCCGCGATTATCGGCGGCAATATGCTGGGTGGCGGCGAGCTGGGGTCGCTGGTCAATTATCACGCCTTCATTATTGTGGTTGGCGGTACGCTGGGAGCAACGCTGTTGCAATTTCCACCTAAAGTATTTCTACGCAGTCTGCGAATTTTGAGTTGGATTTTTGTGCCGGAAAATTTACAGCTTAAAAAGCAAATCGACAAAATTGTGCGCTGGAGCTCTTTGGCACGGAAGGAAGGCTTGCTGGGGTTGGAGTCCGTGATCGAAACCGAAAAAGACAGTTTTGCCAAGAAAGGTTTGCAGTTGCTCGTCGATGGTAACGAGCCGGAAGTGATACGCGATTGCCTGGAAGTTGAGCTGACTACGAAGGAACATTTGGATACCCAGGCTGCCAGGGTTTTCGAGGCTATGGGAGGGTATGCGCCGACCATCGGCATTATCGGCGCGGTAATAGGCTTGATTCATGTGATGCAGAATCTAGCCAAGCCGGAGTTATTGGGCAGCGGGATTGCTACTGCGTTCGTGGCAACTATCTACGGGGTTGGTTTGGCCAATCTGTTGTTTATTCCAATTGCAAATAAGCTGAAGAGCCTGATTTTTGAAGCATCGCAAGCGCGGGAAATGGTGATAGAAGGTATTTCCTCGATAGCGGAGGGTGAAAACCCGCGCAATATCGAGTTGAAATTGTCCGGTTTTTTATTGGAAAAATAGTGGAGGCCTTATGAGTCGGCGCAGACGTAGGCCATTGCAACAGGCCGATAACCACGACCGTTGGATGGTGTCTTACGCCGATTTTGTGACCTTGCTATTTGCCTTTTTTGTGGTGATGTATTCGATTTCGTCGGTTAATAAGGGCAAATACGAAACATTTTCCGAGTCCTTGGACCAGGCTCTGTTTCACAACGAAAAGATTCAAAAAGAAGTCGAGCCAATTCAGATTGGTGTGATTCCCACCACGATCCAACCTATTGAGCTGCCTAATTTGGCTACAGCCGAGGAACGTGAGCTAAGCGAGGAGATTTTGCAGGAAAAGCAGCGGCTTAGCGAAGTCTCCGAGCAGTTTCAAGGTGCATTGCAACCTTATGTCGAAAGCAAGCTCGTCGGTATTAAAAAGCACGATTTCTGGGTGGAATTGGAAATGAACAGCGAATTGCTGTTTGCCAGCGGTAAGGCGGAGCTGTCGACTAAGGCTATCCCGGTGCTGGAAAAAGTCGCGCAAGTGATAAGAGATGTGCCGAATGTGATTAACGTGGAGGGCTACACGGATAACATACCGATTTCTACCGGCTTTTACCCGTCTAATTGGGACTTATCCTCGGCCAGGGCGACCAGCGTGGTCAAAGAATTGGTAAAAAACAATATTCCGGCGACGCGATTATCGGCGGTGGGCTATGGAGAATTTCATCCTATCGCCGATAACAAAGACGAAGAAGGGCGCTTCAAGAACCGGCGAGTTGTATTGGTGCTGATGTCGCAAGCCTTTGCTCGTTACGGCATGACAGACGATGAACGCGCAAAAGTGCTGAATTTGGCGCCGTCGCAGCCCAGCCCGCCACCTGAAACCGCAGTTGAAAAGACGCCGGAAACGCCGGTTCAGTTATGAAAATATGGTCAGTTTCCAATCAAAAAGGCGGAGTCGGAAAAACGACTACCGTGGTAACACTGGGTGGCTTGTTGTCGTCCTGGGGGTTTAGGACTTTGCTGGTCGATTTGGATCCGCACGGTTCGCTGACCAGCTATTTTAAGATGAATCCGGATGAGATCGAGCAGGGTGTATACAATTTATTTCTCGATGCTAGCGAGAAAAAGAAAAACATTGATCCGGCAGTTTATATCACCAAGACCGATTTTGACGGTATCGATGTCTTGCCCGCATCGACCGCTATCGCCACTTTGGATAGGCAGGTCGCCGCAATCGGCGGCATGGGCTTGGTAGTTGCTACCGCATTAAACAAAGTGGCCGACCAATATGATTATGTGATTATCGATAGTCCGCCGATGTTGGGCGTGTTAATGATCAATGCACTGGCGGCCTGCGATCATTTGATTATTCCGGTTTTAGCCGAGTTTCTGGCCTTAAAAGGCCTGGATCGAATGGTGCATACCATAAAAATGGTGTTCCATTCCCGGAAAACGCCGCCTAAATTCACTATTGTGCCGACCATGTTCGACAAACGCACCAAGGCGGCCCGCGACAGTTTAGCGGCGTTACATCAGCAGTACCCGGACAATGCCTGGAGTTCCGTCGTGCCGGTGGATACTAAAGTGCGGGATGCCAGCCAGGCCGGTATTCCCTTGCCCCTGTATGACAAAAATGCGCGTGCGGCCGAAGCCTATGCCGAATTGTTGGAACTGTTATTGCTTGATAAGAGTCCAGACAAAAACTTGGCGCCGCATAAATGACTCAGGCAAAACCACCCCCCAGTATCGTTCATCAACAGCTAGCACTCGATGTTTACTTGCAGACGCTGTTGGATGACGTACCCGAAGCGGAGGAAACTGTTAGCGTAAAACCGACGGTAGTGGCGGAACGACTTGTCGTTGAGGTGCCTATCAAGTTTCCGGCTCCTGCTCCGGTCGTGACCAGCAGTCCAAAAGCCAGCGCCAAAGCGCTGGTCAGGAACCGACAAACCAAGCTTGTAGAGCCGGAAATCCCGGCTAAACTACAGGCATTGTCTATAATGCCGGATTGGTCGCAATACGAGTTTCAGGCTTTGTTTTTTAAGGTTGATAAGCTGATATTGGCAACACCATTGATCGAGTTGTCGAGAACGATCAAAATCGACCGCAAACCCACGAAAATTCCCGGACAACCCTCTTGGTTCTTAGGTTTGCTGGACGAGCATGATAGCCGTATCGGCGTACTCGACACTAGGCAGCTGATTTTCGGCAAAAGCCGAGGCTTGCAGTCGGATAGTGAAGATTATCCGTTCGAGCGCATTCTAATAACCCAGGATAAAAAATGGGGTTTGGTGTGTGATGAAATTCTCTCCATCGGTAAAGTAAAGCCTGATGGTGTCAGATGGCGAACGGCCAGACAAAAAAAACCATGGTTAATCGGCACGGTAATAGACGAGTTGACAGCGATCATCGATGTTAAACAGCTGGTACCGCATAGAAAAAATAGTTAAACAGCATCTGGATACAGCAAAATGAGCGAAGATAAAAAACAAGGCGACCCTATCATGCAATGGGTGACTTTTTGTCTGGGCGACGAAAAGTACGGCATCAATGTCATGCAAGTGCAAGAAGTGTTGCGTATTACCGAGATTGCTCCGGTGCCCGGCGCGCCTTCCTATGTGTTGGGAATTATCAATTTACGCGGTAACGTGGTCACCGTCATCGATACCCGTAACCGTTTCGGCTTACCCTCAAAGGACACCGACGACGCATCTCGAGTGGTCATTATCGAGACCGATCGGCATATCATCGGCATTTTGGTGGATAGCGTCGCTGAAGTCGTGGAAATGCGCGCTTCCGAGATTGAGACCGCGCCTAATGTCGGCAATGAAGAAAGCTCAAAATACATTCAAGGCGTCACCAGTCGCGACAATCATTTGTTAATTCTGGTGGATTTGAATAAATTCCTCAGCGACGACGAAAAAGCCGAGCTGGACATGTTTTGATTGCCTAAATAGGCATGCGAGCGAGGTGCAATATGACCGAGATAACACCGATCACGCCTTTTTCACCTGTGCACACGATATACAAGGTGGAGCGGGAAGAACGTGAAAAACGCCCTCCGCGAAAACAACCGCAAACCAAACCCGACCAAAGCAAAAACGATAAGCAGCCAGCCGAGCACGTTGACGAAATAGTGTGATGAACGAATATTTAATGCTGGTTTTGGCGGGGGTAGTCGTATTTATCTTAGCGATGATAGTTTGGTTATTGCGCCAGCAGCAAACACTAAAACAGCAATTTCAACTCCTTGAAGAGCGGGTACAGCGTAGCAACGAGGACGTAGCCGGCCTTTGTTCCGCCGCTGTGGCTGTGGATCGGCGGCTGGCTGTTAACGACTCGCGCTTAAATAGCATTGTGGATCAAGTCAATACTCAACGGCAAACCACCGTGACCAGCGTAACCCCTGCAGAGGCTATTCCCGCAAGCGGCTATGAAGATGTGATCCAAAAAATCCGCAGCGGGGTTGGCATTGAGGCGCTGGTCAGGGATTGCGGTTTAACCCGTGACGAAGCGGTTTTGTTGATGCGCTTACATGGCGGCAGCAAGCGTACCGGTTTGGGTTAGCTACAGTTCGTTTTCAAATATTGACTGACGCCCAGGTCCGCGCGAATCATCGTTCTATCGGCAACTCGCTGTAACAAACGCTGATAGTTCTCATCGTGTTGGCTTCTGTCGTTATGCCGGTGCCAAAGATGTAAAACGGGTACCGCGAAGCGGCCCTCTTTGCGTTTGACGCCGTAATGAATCAAACGGATCACCAGATCCGAGTCTTCATATCCCCAGCCTTCGAAAGCTTCATCAAACCCGTTAACTGCCAGAAAATCGTCTTTCCAGACCGCCAGATTGCAGGTCATGGCTTTTTGCCAATTCTGCGGTTGCCGATAACGCCAGCTGTGCAGCGGTAAATACAGTAAAGGCAACAAACGGTTGATGCGGCCTTGCAGTCGTTGCAATAAAAAAAAGCCATGTGACTGTTCATGCAGCGGTATTTTCTGCCGCAATACCTGCGAGGTGTAACACTCGCTCAATAACAGCCGGTTGCCCGGAACGAAATAACCGGTTTCAGCCAGTTGTCGATGATGGCTAATAAAATCCGGTAGCGCGACGCAATCGCCGTCCATAAATAGCAGATAATCGCCGCGACTGGCGGCAACTGCCTTGTTACGGATAGTGCCGGCCCTAAACCCCTTATCTTCATGCCAAATATGCCGCAACGGAATTTCGCAGGTTTCGATAAAGTCTTTGATCAGTTCCTGCGTTGCAGTGCCGGAGCCGTCGTCGGCGACGATGATTTCAAAACGGCGATCTTGCTGAGCCAATAGTGCGAGCAAACAAGCGGAAAGCGCGTCCGGCCAGTTATAGGTGGTGACGATGACCGAGATCAAGCCGTTCATTTGCTTGCTGCTGTACGGCAAAGCTCGCGTAGTTTCAGGTATTTGTAATAACTACCCTCGGCGTTGGATATGGCAAGCATCAGGCCTTCCGCGCCGTCCAAAATGGCTGCCTGGATGAAGTAAGTGCGGATGAACGTCCACAGGCCTTTGCCAATGGCTTTACCCAAGCTGGCGCGCTTACCGTTAGTAAACAGTTTCTCGGCGCCCAGAGAGGAATAAGTGTTGATCTTATGCAGCACCTCTGCCGGGTCTACGAAGGCTTCATGCAAGATTGGATTGTTAAGCTGATGGATAGTCCCCTTAACTTCAATACGCTCATGCACGACTTCGCTGTTGAATTGCCCGGCATCGCGGCGAAACAGTCTTAACACATAATCCGGCCACCAACCGCCATGTTTGATTTGCTTGCCGCAGTAGCTGGATAAGCGGGGGATCTCAAAGCCATGTGCCTCGCTCTTCTGCATGGCGTGCTGTATTTCATCCTTTAATGCCGGTCCAATTTCTTCGTCGGCATCGATAGACAGCACCCATTCGCCACTAGCCTTATCCAATGCCCGCTGCTTTTGCGGGCCAAATCCGGGCCAGTCGGTGATGAATACTTTATCGGTAAATAGTCGGCAAATTGCGACGGTATCGTCGCTACTACCGGAGTCTAGAACGATGATTTCATCGGCCCAAGCAACCGATGCCAGACAGCGGCCGATATGTTGCGCCTCGTTTTTGGTGATGACGATAACGCTAAGCATTGGCCTGGCGAAGGGTGGAATCGGCAGGATGACTTAGCAACGCGCCGAGAAAAAACGCCAGCAGATAGCCTTCGGCAAAAGTTTTGAAATGCGAGTTGAACAGGCTTGAAGCACAAATAGCCACCAAAAAACTAGCGGCAATCGGCCCGTAGGGCTTGTTATTCATACCCTGGCGCAATGCGACGACAATATAAGCGAAGAACAGCAGCAAGCCGACCAAGCCGTTTTCCAGCCAAATAAACAGGTATTGATTATGCGGATCGCTGGTACTGGTACCCTGCCATCCCTGGCTTTTGGCAGAGGCATAATTACTATAGGTCGGTTTGAACGATGAGGTGCCGTACCCAAACCAAGGCGCTTTCTCAATGAGCTCTAAGGTGTTTTGATAAAAAATCACCCGAATACCTACTGACGTCAAATCCTTGCTGCTCTGATAACTGGCTTGTTCGTCCCAAGCCAGTTTGAATCGTTCTTGCAATGTGCTGGAACTAAGGCCAAATGCCACTAACACAATAGCGGCTACCCCAATAATCTGCGGTAGCTTGCTGTAACCATATATTGAGCCAAATGCAAAAACTGCGGCGATGGGTAAGGCTAAATAGCCACTTCTACCCGTACTAACGAAGAAAATATTGAATAGAAAGATGGCTATTCCTGCCCAAACCGCATATTTCTGGCGGGGGGCGAGGGGTTCCTGCACGAGGAAGATAGCGCAGAGCAGGGCCGCTACAAAAGCAGTGCTCTGTGTGGCATGATTGGTCATGAAAATGCCGACTTCATGGTCTTGTCTCACTACAAGATCGAATGCCCAAAGTGGTATGGCGATAATGCCAGCTCCAACCATGGCGATGAAATAGCTGTAGACAAACCGTTTTTGCCAAGCCTGTTGCTGAAAAATGCCGATTAGCAGGAACACATATAGCAACTTTTTCCAGCTGGATAATGTTTCCAATTTGCTGTGCCAGTCTGTTTCGGTGTAAAGCGTGCCGATGATTAACCAAGCAAAGAATAGCATGATCATTTTTCCGACAGGCTGTTGCCAGGATAACTTAAGGGTCTGCACTGCCTGGCCGGAAAGTAGCCAGAATACCAGCAATGCCACGCTGGCTATGCTTGCAATAGCAGTGGAAATGGGCGCGGCGATGGCTGCGATGATGGTCATCCAGCGGCAAAGATTGAGCGATTTCTCGGAAATGGCGGGGTTTGCAAACATCCTCTGAATCCTCAGCGCCACAGCTGGTAGATGTATTTACGCTTGAGTTTTTCCCAGCGGAAAAACAGTCCTTTCAGCCAGGTGGGCGGATCGGCTTCCAAAGCGCTTTTGAACAGACCGTTTTTACTGCCTTGTTCGATGACAGGATCTTCCAGCCAAATCATTTGAATGCCGAGCTGTTTGTCGATTTTTTCGAACTGATTGTCAATCGGTGCGGCGATTTTGTGAGCTTTAATCCAGTCCAGTCGCCAGCGAGCGGTACTGGCATCGATCAAATAGGAGTCGGCAAAGCGACCGCGATGCCCGAGATAAAGGTATTGATCCGGTTTGCGCTGACTCTTGGGCGTAAAAAAATTACCGCCGGAACCGATGTAGATGACTTTGTCGCCGGGAAATTGCCCGCTCTGACTAAGCGCTCGCTGTAAACCGAGCTGAAGATCCTTGCTGAACACCGCGTCGTCTTCAAGCACCAAACAGAAACCTTGGCCATTACCGTCCGCAATTTTCTGTAAGGCCGCCACATGCTTCAACGCACAAGATTGCTGAGCCGCAGTCAGATGATGGTCGTCACGGAAATACTCATTTAACACGCTGGCTGTCAAGTCTTCTATGTCCCAGTCAAAAATAAACTCCGCCGATAGGGCAACTTCGCTCAACTGTTGTTCCATGAACATTCGGCGTTGACTGAACTTTTTGACATTCAGAACAAAAATCTGGTCAAGGCTTAGCGAATCCATCATGCGAATGTGTGTAGGTTGCCTTCAAAAGCGGCGATTATCGGCGGTTTCGCGGAAAATAACATCTTCGTTCTGACTGTTAAGCAGTATTCAAGCTGATTTTGAGGTTTGTCTGGCTTGCAATGTCTTCGCGATTACGTCGATTACCCGGTCACTGGATAACTGATCGAGGCAGGTGCTGTGGCTTTCGCGGTGCCTATCGCAACCTTCCAATTGGCAGGGTAGGCAGTTTTGTTCGGTTTGGCCTTGCAGCAGATAGACATTATGGACGCGGCCTGAGCCGCGAGACGCGAAAGGCGCTTTATTCTCACTGTATCCATGCGGCCAGGGCGCCCATTTCTGGGGGGCAGTGGGGCCAAATAAAGCAAAAGTCAGCGTGCCGGTGGCCGCCGCCAGGTGGGTGATGCCGGTGTCGGGACCTACAAATAATTTAGCATCGCTAATCAATGCCGACAATTGCGCCAGTGAAAGTTGGCCGGCAAGATTGATCACATCTGCTGGCAGTTGTTGCTGTAATTCTCGCAGAGCCTCCAGTTCGCTAGGGTTGCCGCTGCCGGTCAATACGACTTTAACACCTCGCTGGTCTAAAAAGGCGATGAGTTCGCACCAGCCCTGGGCATGCCACTGTTTATAGCGCCATTGCGGCATAATATGCAGTACGGCGTAGGGCTTGGCGATTGTCGGTAGGGGAATCGTACTGTGTGGTGGGGTCAGACGATAGCAAGGTGCAATTTCGAGCAGTGCACAGAAGCGCAAATTTTCCAATACGGCGTGTCCGTAATCCGCACCAAATACCAGCCAACGGTTTAGCAGCGCTTTTTTCCACCAAGCCTTAGCGGCATCGTCGGGTACAAAGCCGATGCTGGTCTTGCCAGCTATCAGCGCACTTAGCGTGGGCCGGTCGCCTGCTTGCGTGGAAATGGCTAAATCGTATCGGCGAAATAAACTTAGCAACAATTTGCCGAAAGCCATGCCGCCGGGTTTGCCTGCTACTGTAATCAAGCGCTGAATGTCGGGATTACCTTCCAGCATCCCCGCATTACTTGCCGGTAACAGGACATCGATTTCCGCTTCCGGATAGGCGTGCTTCAGTGACGAGATTAGTGGGGTAACCAGTAGCGTATCGCCCAGATAACGTAGCGTTATCACCAAAATGCGTTTAGGTTGTATATTGAGCGGTTTTGGCTTGGGCATGGAGCGCTGGCTAATCAACATGGGCTTACATTTTAAAGGTAAACAGTATTGAACACGTTAGAAAATTCGCGCAAAACAATGACGGACGGCCAGGTTTACAAGCGGTTGCTGGCGTTTGTGGTGCCGTATTGGCGTTTATTTATAGTCTGCGCCATCGGTTTTGCGATTTACGCCGCCACCGAGCCGGCGGTGGTGATGATTATTCAGCGCATCATCGACAGCTTTGGCGCGCCTGATCGGAGCGACATTCAATACTTGCCACTGGCCTTCGTGGTGCTGTTTTTGGTGCGCGGTATCGGCTCGTTTTTGGGCAACTACTATCTGGCGCGAATTTCCGGCAATTTGATTCACAAACTGCGTTGCGAGATTTTTAACCAGTACACCCGCTTGTCTGTGCAATATTTCGATGCGCATAACAGCGGCTACATGATTTCGCGGATTACCAATAACATCGGCGAAGTCACCCGCGCCACCTCCGATTCGATTCGTTCTTTCGTACGAGAGGGTTTTACAGCCGTGGGCTTGCTGGGTTATCTGGCGTATACCAACTGGCAACTCTCCTTGGTGTTTTTGGCGATAGCACCGGTGGTGGCGATTATGGTGCGTTACGTTGGAAAACGCCTGAAACGCCTGAGCCGAAATATGCAAGATACCGTGGGTGACTTGACGCATATCACCTCGGAAATGGTGGCTGGAAATCGGATTGTGAAAAGTTTTGGCGGCGAACATTATGAGAGGCAGCGCTTTAAAGCCGCCAGCCTGGATAACCGCACCCAGTACCGCAAGCTGATTATGACGGTATCCCTGAATAACCCGTTGATGCAATTGGTCATTTCCTTCGCATTGGCCGGCATGATGTATTTGGCCTTGATCATGATGAAGTCGTCCAGTCCGGGTGAATTTGTCGGCTTTTTTACCGCGGCGTTCTTGCTGCCGAAACCGATTCGGCAATTGAGCGATGCCAATTCCGAGATTTTGCGGGGTATTGCCGCTGCCGAGTCTTTGTTCGAAGTGTTGGACGAGCCGGCCGAAATCGACGGCGGCGATTATCAGGTTGAGCGTAGCCAGGGCCGCATCGAATTCAAAAATCTCAGTTTTAGCTATCCCGGCAGTGAAACCCCGGCCTTGAAT
Encoded proteins:
- a CDS encoding O-antigen ligase family protein gives rise to the protein MFANPAISEKSLNLCRWMTIIAAIAAPISTAIASIASVALLVFWLLSGQAVQTLKLSWQQPVGKMIMLFFAWLIIGTLYTETDWHSKLETLSSWKKLLYVFLLIGIFQQQAWQKRFVYSYFIAMVGAGIIAIPLWAFDLVVRQDHEVGIFMTNHATQSTAFVAALLCAIFLVQEPLAPRQKYAVWAGIAIFLFNIFFVSTGRSGYLALPIAAVFAFGSIYGYSKLPQIIGVAAIVLVAFGLSSSTLQERFKLAWDEQASYQSSKDLTSVGIRVIFYQNTLELIEKAPWFGYGTSSFKPTYSNYASAKSQGWQGTSTSDPHNQYLFIWLENGLVGLLLFFAYIVVALRQGMNNKPYGPIAASFLVAICASSLFNSHFKTFAEGYLLAFFLGALLSHPADSTLRQANA
- a CDS encoding glycosyltransferase family 25 protein; translated protein: MMDSLSLDQIFVLNVKKFSQRRMFMEQQLSEVALSAEFIFDWDIEDLTASVLNEYFRDDHHLTAAQQSCALKHVAALQKIADGNGQGFCLVLEDDAVFSKDLQLGLQRALSQSGQFPGDKVIYIGSGGNFFTPKSQRKPDQYLYLGHRGRFADSYLIDASTARWRLDWIKAHKIAAPIDNQFEKIDKQLGIQMIWLEDPVIEQGSKNGLFKSALEADPPTWLKGLFFRWEKLKRKYIYQLWR
- a CDS encoding chemotaxis protein CheW, whose product is MSEDKKQGDPIMQWVTFCLGDEKYGINVMQVQEVLRITEIAPVPGAPSYVLGIINLRGNVVTVIDTRNRFGLPSKDTDDASRVVIIETDRHIIGILVDSVAEVVEMRASEIETAPNVGNEESSKYIQGVTSRDNHLLILVDLNKFLSDDEKAELDMF
- a CDS encoding glycosyltransferase family 2 protein, which produces MLSVIVITKNEAQHIGRCLASVAWADEIIVLDSGSSDDTVAICRLFTDKVFITDWPGFGPQKQRALDKASGEWVLSIDADEEIGPALKDEIQHAMQKSEAHGFEIPRLSSYCGKQIKHGGWWPDYVLRLFRRDAGQFNSEVVHERIEVKGTIHQLNNPILHEAFVDPAEVLHKINTYSSLGAEKLFTNGKRASLGKAIGKGLWTFIRTYFIQAAILDGAEGLMLAISNAEGSYYKYLKLRELCRTAASK
- a CDS encoding DUF2802 domain-containing protein; translation: MNEYLMLVLAGVVVFILAMIVWLLRQQQTLKQQFQLLEERVQRSNEDVAGLCSAAVAVDRRLAVNDSRLNSIVDQVNTQRQTTVTSVTPAEAIPASGYEDVIQKIRSGVGIEALVRDCGLTRDEAVLLMRLHGGSKRTGLG
- a CDS encoding glycosyltransferase family 2 protein translates to MNGLISVIVTTYNWPDALSACLLALLAQQDRRFEIIVADDGSGTATQELIKDFIETCEIPLRHIWHEDKGFRAGTIRNKAVAASRGDYLLFMDGDCVALPDFISHHRQLAETGYFVPGNRLLLSECYTSQVLRQKIPLHEQSHGFFLLQRLQGRINRLLPLLYLPLHSWRYRQPQNWQKAMTCNLAVWKDDFLAVNGFDEAFEGWGYEDSDLVIRLIHYGVKRKEGRFAVPVLHLWHRHNDRSQHDENYQRLLQRVADRTMIRADLGVSQYLKTNCS
- a CDS encoding glycosyltransferase family 9 protein, producing the protein MLISQRSMPKPKPLNIQPKRILVITLRYLGDTLLVTPLISSLKHAYPEAEIDVLLPASNAGMLEGNPDIQRLITVAGKPGGMAFGKLLLSLFRRYDLAISTQAGDRPTLSALIAGKTSIGFVPDDAAKAWWKKALLNRWLVFGADYGHAVLENLRFCALLEIAPCYRLTPPHSTIPLPTIAKPYAVLHIMPQWRYKQWHAQGWCELIAFLDQRGVKVVLTGSGNPSELEALRELQQQLPADVINLAGQLSLAQLSALISDAKLFVGPDTGITHLAAATGTLTFALFGPTAPQKWAPWPHGYSENKAPFASRGSGRVHNVYLLQGQTEQNCLPCQLEGCDRHRESHSTCLDQLSSDRVIDVIAKTLQARQTSKSA